The segment CCGGTTTCTTATTTAttcgtttctatttttttcattcaggaGCTGACGGCCAGGCAATCACATGCTGCAACACTGTGTGGCAGCATCCTGAGTGTTTCCCAGTTCCCCTTAGCGCAGGAGACCCCTTCTACCATCAGTATAATATCACGTGCATGGATTTCGTGCGCTCCGCACCGGCACCGTCTTGTTCTCTAggtttgttgaaataaattaaatcagcaaaaaaatcaaaagtgtttGAAGACaccaaaaatgttaattattagATATTTATTTGGAGAATTTCTattaatgaaaacaattttatataaataatgctattttttatgtcAGATTAAATAATTGGTGCACACATTCTGCCAatgaatctaaataaaaaattactcttaGGTCCAAGAGAGCAATTCAACCAAGTGACTCCTTACATCGACGGTTCAGTCGTCTATGGCGCCGACAAAAATTTGGAGTCAGAGTTGAGGACTTTCACTGATGGCCTTTTGGTTTCGTCTCGCTCGGCGGACGGCCGGGAACTTTTGCCCGTCGACCGCACTCCTAAGGACGGCTGCAACCAGGCCGAGGAGGCGGCCAAGGGCCGCTACTGTTTCAAGTCCGGCGACGCCCGCGCCAACGAGAATCTCCACCTCACGACACTGCACTTGATTTTCTCCAGAGAACACAACAGGCTGGCTACAGAGCTGAAAAAGCGAAACCCCACTTGGTCTGACGAGAAATTATACCAAGAGGCAAGGAAAATTGTTGGAGCAGAGATGCAGCACGTTCACTACAACGAATTCTTACCTGTTGTTCTTggtaattgcaatttttaagaagtagagagtgtaattaaaaactgattaCTTGGCATTTCAGGAAAGGACCTGGCTAATGACCTAAACATTACGTCGGAGGCGAACGGATATTATCATGGATATGATCCAACTGTTAATCCTCAAATTGCAAATGAATTTGCTTCTTGCGCGTTCCGTTTCGGTCACACACTTATGCaggtaatataaaaatgaatgaaaatataagaatccataaatttatattctatGCACGCGTTAAGTTAATAGGTGGGTCGTAATAtgaatggaataatttttaatataattatttgctgtattttaaatggtaaaattttgttaggaGTACGCCAAttcaatctttaattttataaaaatctggATTTGTTTTAGGGCTTAATTAGAATGATTTCTGGGGACACAAGCAGCGAAGACTATGTTCAGCTGCACAAAATGCTGTTCAATCCGTTCGGACTTTACGAGAAGGGCTACATTGAAAAGACGTTGAGAGGCGCCACACGGACGGGCATGAACAAACCTGGCAGCTCTGTTTCTCCCGAGGTTTGGATATTATTATGAGataaggttttatttttattaattaaatttcacatttagctccaaggaaatttattcaagccACAATCTGGTCCTTGCGGACTTGATCTTGTGTCATTGAATATCCAGCGCGGACGCGATCAGGGCCTACCACCTTATCCCGCCTGGAGAGAGCACTGTGGATTTAAACGACCTACTACGTTTGAAGATCTTGAAGAAATTATGGATACGGAGTCAGTGGACCGTATGAAGACTATGTACAACACAGTAGATGACATCGATCCTTACACTGGTCTTTTGTCTGAAACACCTGTTACTACCTCTGGAATTTTGGGACCAACTGCAACTTGCGTAATTTCTGACCAGTTTGTTCGTCTTAAAAAAGGAGACAGATTTTGGTATGAGACACCTTCGGCACCACAAGCTTTCAGCCCAGGTTGGtgacatttatattttgtgaaatattgtATATTATATTCAATAATATTGCCACACAAATTAACAATCGccttattattttgttttagctCAACTgaacgaattaaaaaaggtttctCTTTCGTCTCTGTTGTGTGACAACACGGACACGCTCGAAGAGGTGCAGCCTCTCTCAATGCAAGCGATTACAACAGAAAACGCCATCACCCCATGTGCAAATCTCCCTAGACCCAATCTGGACGCGTGGATTGAAATGCCGTCCGTTCATCTCGTTCAGTTCTCGGGCATTAGACCAAGACCACTTCCCAATATTGAAGAGTTGGACAGGATTCCTCGAGATCCGACCGAACCAGTCAGCCGCAAACCAACGAAAAACGAATTGGTCGTCGGCGCCACAGCTGTGGCTGGCTCGGTGACTGCGTCCTTTGACGGAGGCCCTACTGAGACCCTCTGGGATGGCACGCTACCCACGACCATCCCCACCGATTTCATCAACCAGGTGCTGCCTCCGGATGGTGAGCCGCTTACGCCACTCGACCCCGCCTTGATCGACCACAGAGCTGGTATCATTTGGACCGGCTCGGTCGACTTGATTGGCACCAACAGGCTTCAGCTTACCGCTTCTTTCTCTGTGCCCGTCTTCATGAAGGGCATGGGATACACGCAGAAATGGTGGAATGGAAACGCAAAAGTCCAACTCAATGTCAACTGGAACACAACTGAACTGGCTGGACAGGCCTTGGGTGACTTTTTCACACCGATTGCCTTGCGCATGAACACGAGCGATGAAGGCATTGGCGCTGTGCCAATTCTTTCTACTTCGACGGTCTCCTCCATGCGATTTCCAGTCTTGATGCGAGGCACCTTTAATTTCGACCACTCAGAATTTTACTGGAACGGAAATGTGACGATAATTTATCCACCCAAGCCCAAGCCGATTCTACAAATGCCATACAGTGGCTCTTCTTACTGGGGCACACCGTACGTTCGTCCTCCTCCGAGGTTGGTGATCGGCGGCAGTGCAGAGACTGGAAGCATTAGTGCCTCTTACGATGGTGGGCCGTCTCAGACATTATGGGATGGAACATTCCCACTCTCCATTCCATCGCCCTTCCTCGACCGAAAGCTGCCTGCGGGCACCGTTCTTCCTCCACCAGACCCAACCGTGCCAGTCGAGCACCGCGGCGGTGCCTTCTGGAACGGGAAAGTTGATATAAACGAAAACGACCAACTGGTGCTGACCGCAACTTTCTCCATGCCCGTTTTCCTCCACGTCACAGGCGTTTTTGGACCTGCAGTACAGAAATGGTGGTCCGGCAATGCCGAAATCACCATCAACATAAACTGGAACACAACTGAGATACACGGCTTGCCAGATGCGAAATACTTCACTCCTCTTTCATTTAGGCAGATCGCGAAATTCGGTCCAAGCCACCCGTACCGCTTCTTGTCGACAACCGACCCCAATTCATTAGACAAAACCGCGCCTACTCCCCTGCCAACTTTCCCGATAATTCTCCAAGGCGATTACAATACGGACCACAGCCAATTCCTCTGGAATGGAAACGTCACTCTCGTATTCCCCAAGCCAACTCCCGCTGCGCCATTGTCTCTACTTCAAGCCGCTGCTCCAGCGAAACAGGGCAAGAAGGTCGTGCCGAAGCCAAAGCCAACCAAGCCGGTGGTCTTCAGCTTCGGTGGTAACGCAACATTTGCTTCATTTAACTTTGACGAGGATCAGATTTGGGATGGATCGTCTCCACTTAATTTTTCTGTGCCTGCAAAGGGTGTTGGTCCAATTGGTTCT is part of the Cloeon dipterum chromosome 1, ieCloDipt1.1, whole genome shotgun sequence genome and harbors:
- the LOC135947188 gene encoding uncharacterized protein LOC135947188, whose amino-acid sequence is METDESTPLRVTEPERSYVYMSARNRVYRSKVRQFQCCICAGLLGVFVLAMIITVAYMVNHDVDDQPSELETNSSTITPLQELKMLLMSPNFMKDTENLRIPVSGYNSVELNEAFIKAEADVDKSLQDEKNNPAVPLPPNHPSNLHQKVMYSSPNALKASKTGQIILAATKNIYKDKWTTGGWTGRGPKLPSSKWVSSEWCPAKEDVLSNCDPASPYRTIDGTCNNLVNPEYGVTMKPFRRLMPPAYGDGISSPRVSTGSKPLPSAREVSIIVHRPTYKNDPHFTVVLAVWGQFVDHDFTATALSRRADGQAITCCNTVWQHPECFPVPLSAGDPFYHQYNITCMDFVRSAPAPSCSLGPREQFNQVTPYIDGSVVYGADKNLESELRTFTDGLLVSSRSADGRELLPVDRTPKDGCNQAEEAAKGRYCFKSGDARANENLHLTTLHLIFSREHNRLATELKKRNPTWSDEKLYQEARKIVGAEMQHVHYNEFLPVVLGKDLANDLNITSEANGYYHGYDPTVNPQIANEFASCAFRFGHTLMQGLIRMISGDTSSEDYVQLHKMLFNPFGLYEKGYIEKTLRGATRTGMNKPGSSVSPELQGNLFKPQSGPCGLDLVSLNIQRGRDQGLPPYPAWREHCGFKRPTTFEDLEEIMDTESVDRMKTMYNTVDDIDPYTGLLSETPVTTSGILGPTATCVISDQFVRLKKGDRFWYETPSAPQAFSPAQLNELKKVSLSSLLCDNTDTLEEVQPLSMQAITTENAITPCANLPRPNLDAWIEMPSVHLVQFSGIRPRPLPNIEELDRIPRDPTEPVSRKPTKNELVVGATAVAGSVTASFDGGPTETLWDGTLPTTIPTDFINQVLPPDGEPLTPLDPALIDHRAGIIWTGSVDLIGTNRLQLTASFSVPVFMKGMGYTQKWWNGNAKVQLNVNWNTTELAGQALGDFFTPIALRMNTSDEGIGAVPILSTSTVSSMRFPVLMRGTFNFDHSEFYWNGNVTIIYPPKPKPILQMPYSGSSYWGTPYVRPPPRLVIGGSAETGSISASYDGGPSQTLWDGTFPLSIPSPFLDRKLPAGTVLPPPDPTVPVEHRGGAFWNGKVDINENDQLVLTATFSMPVFLHVTGVFGPAVQKWWSGNAEITININWNTTEIHGLPDAKYFTPLSFRQIAKFGPSHPYRFLSTTDPNSLDKTAPTPLPTFPIILQGDYNTDHSQFLWNGNVTLVFPKPTPAAPLSLLQAAAPAKQGKKVVPKPKPTKPVVFSFGGNATFASFNFDEDQIWDGSSPLNFSVPAKGVGPIGSMDLFHGGDSVFIGSIEVTAPNTISVNGSISLPIANASNPASIIWQTGTIEATLNVTWNNTLPEVIATENDTLHCLVYLSPAKSPKDKSPASENLLAAPKIGPAIMPSCFVILSGQSSLDKTSFSWSGSYVAVIRPAAGVTPAAKPSRKKRSANALSHGRVQQRVQDISKPTGHKVVLGGKAVSGKITAASDGSPRRTLFHGSLPISIPMPAFDRYLPRTTTEYIHQNIGPIFHGNGPIWSGSVNYRPGTRTIELYGDFRVPLYLHGNTFKQEWWLGHAELVIDVAWNNTLLDYAAIASLPDADFYSPIRFRPDEKAYADDEAYNSIQMSDPDMMIATPMQPPDEPFYPKGPMPKFPIILHGAMNSDGRAFLWNGNMTMVFPYAE